From a region of the Mycobacterium sp. SMC-8 genome:
- a CDS encoding dienelactone hydrolase family protein has translation MSGPEADLRGWTAEPFTAAGLSYDVYRKGEGPGVVLIPEMPGLHPGVLALGNHLVDNGFTVWAPSLFGTPGKPALSPGALPVLVKGCIAKEFAAFATNADRPVAHYLRALARELNAQTPGKGVGVIGQCFTGGFALAAAVDDAVLAPVMSQPSLPLPLTPSRRRDPGVSEAELKVIERRAADEGLCALGLRFSEDPMAPAARLRTLKSRLGDAFEVIEISSKRGNPDGIGRAAHSVLTDQVVERDGHPAYEARKRVVQFLKERLT, from the coding sequence ATGAGCGGACCAGAGGCAGATCTGCGCGGATGGACCGCCGAGCCGTTCACCGCGGCCGGCCTCAGCTATGACGTGTACCGCAAGGGAGAGGGCCCCGGCGTCGTGCTCATCCCGGAGATGCCCGGACTGCACCCGGGGGTGCTCGCCCTAGGGAATCATCTGGTGGACAACGGCTTCACGGTGTGGGCGCCGTCGCTGTTCGGCACGCCGGGCAAGCCGGCACTGAGTCCGGGGGCGCTGCCCGTGCTGGTGAAGGGGTGCATCGCCAAGGAGTTCGCGGCGTTCGCCACCAACGCCGACCGTCCGGTGGCGCACTACCTGCGCGCGCTCGCGCGGGAACTGAACGCACAGACGCCGGGGAAAGGCGTCGGGGTGATCGGTCAGTGCTTCACGGGCGGATTCGCCCTGGCCGCCGCGGTCGACGACGCCGTGCTCGCGCCGGTGATGAGCCAGCCGTCGCTACCGCTGCCGCTGACCCCGAGCCGGCGCCGCGACCCCGGTGTGTCGGAGGCCGAACTCAAGGTCATCGAGCGTCGCGCCGCCGACGAGGGATTGTGCGCGCTGGGCTTGCGCTTCAGCGAGGACCCGATGGCGCCGGCGGCGCGCTTGCGCACTCTCAAGTCCCGGCTCGGGGACGCGTTCGAGGTCATCGAGATCAGCTCCAAGCGGGGCAACCCCGACGGCATCGGCCGTGCGGCGCACTCGGTGCTCACCGATCAGGTGGTGGAACGCGACGGTCATCCCGCCTACGAGGCGCGCAAGCGCGTCGTCCAATTCCTCAAGGAGCGGCTGACTTAA
- a CDS encoding DUF4245 domain-containing protein, with amino-acid sequence MTMPPEPGHEVTGEPGTAGQRPVDYVVTPVAPPAKSRLLQDGRDMFWSMAPLVVACLVLAGLLGMCSFAPTGPGPGPAPDYDAAAALRADADALGIPIRVPQLPDGWQANSGSRKGIEGGRTDPVTGQSVRAVGAVVGYLTPSGMYLGVTQSNADEDKLVASFSPELVPTGVQDVDGVRWVVYEGGESDGKPNEPVWTAQVRGPTGPAQLAVSGAAGTDEYRTLAAATQSQAPLPVA; translated from the coding sequence ATGACGATGCCGCCCGAGCCGGGCCACGAGGTCACCGGTGAACCCGGCACCGCAGGCCAGCGCCCTGTCGACTATGTCGTCACGCCGGTGGCGCCGCCCGCCAAGTCGCGGCTGCTGCAGGACGGCCGCGACATGTTCTGGTCGATGGCCCCGCTGGTGGTCGCCTGCCTGGTACTGGCCGGCCTGCTGGGCATGTGCTCGTTCGCCCCGACCGGTCCCGGCCCGGGGCCGGCGCCCGACTACGACGCGGCCGCCGCCCTGCGGGCCGACGCCGACGCGCTCGGCATCCCGATCCGGGTGCCGCAGCTGCCCGACGGTTGGCAGGCCAATTCGGGCAGCCGCAAGGGAATCGAGGGCGGCCGCACCGACCCGGTCACCGGTCAGTCCGTCCGCGCGGTCGGCGCTGTCGTCGGCTACCTGACCCCGAGCGGGATGTACCTCGGTGTCACCCAGAGCAACGCCGACGAGGACAAGCTCGTCGCGTCGTTCAGCCCCGAGCTGGTGCCGACCGGCGTTCAGGACGTCGACGGAGTCCGGTGGGTGGTCTACGAGGGCGGGGAGAGCGACGGCAAACCCAACGAGCCGGTGTGGACCGCGCAGGTCCGCGGACCGACCGGGCCCGCGCAACTCGCCGTGAGCGGCGCCGCGGGTACCGACGAGTACCGTACGCTGGCCGCGGCGACGCAATCCCAGGCGCCGCTGCCGGTCGCGTAA
- the glpX gene encoding class II fructose-bisphosphatase, which translates to MTSPDAHRASGSSTSRREAPDRNLALELVRVTEAGAMAAGRWVGRGDKEGGDGAAVDAMRQLVNSVSMRGVVVIGEGEKDNAPMLYNGEEVGNGDGPDCDFAVDPVDGTTLMSKGMPNAISVLAVAERGAMFDPSAVFYMNKIAAGPDVADFIDITSPIAANIQRIAKVRKASVSDITVCILDRPRHTKLMAEVREAGARIRLISDGDVAGAISACRPDSGTDLLVGIGGTPEGIITAAAIRCMGGEIQATLAPTDDAERQKAVDRGYDLDRVLTTTDLVSGENVFFCATGVTDGDLLKGVRFFGGGCTTQSIVMRSKSGTVRMIEAYHRLSKLNEYSAVNFTGDKTAAYPLP; encoded by the coding sequence ATGACTTCACCGGATGCTCATCGCGCAAGCGGCTCATCGACCTCTCGGCGTGAAGCCCCGGACCGAAATCTCGCCCTTGAGCTCGTGCGGGTGACCGAGGCCGGCGCGATGGCGGCGGGCCGCTGGGTCGGCCGCGGCGACAAGGAAGGCGGCGACGGCGCGGCCGTCGACGCGATGCGTCAGTTGGTGAACTCCGTGTCGATGCGCGGCGTGGTCGTCATCGGCGAGGGAGAGAAAGACAACGCGCCGATGCTCTACAACGGCGAGGAAGTCGGCAACGGCGACGGGCCCGACTGCGACTTCGCCGTCGACCCGGTCGACGGCACCACGCTGATGAGCAAGGGGATGCCCAACGCCATCTCGGTCCTCGCGGTCGCTGAACGCGGCGCGATGTTCGACCCGTCGGCGGTGTTCTACATGAACAAGATCGCCGCCGGGCCCGACGTCGCCGACTTCATCGACATCACGTCCCCGATCGCGGCGAACATCCAGCGCATCGCCAAGGTCCGCAAGGCATCGGTCTCCGACATCACCGTGTGCATCCTGGACCGCCCCCGCCACACCAAGCTGATGGCCGAGGTGCGTGAGGCAGGCGCCCGCATTCGGCTGATCTCCGACGGTGATGTCGCCGGCGCCATCTCGGCGTGCCGGCCCGACTCGGGCACCGACCTGCTGGTCGGTATCGGCGGCACCCCCGAGGGCATCATCACCGCCGCGGCCATCCGGTGTATGGGCGGCGAGATCCAGGCCACGCTGGCGCCCACCGACGACGCGGAGCGCCAGAAGGCCGTCGACCGGGGCTACGACCTGGACCGGGTGCTGACGACCACCGACCTGGTGTCCGGTGAGAACGTGTTCTTCTGCGCCACCGGCGTCACCGACGGTGATCTGCTCAAGGGTGTGCGGTTCTTCGGGGGCGGCTGCACCACCCAGTCGATCGTGATGCGGTCGAAGTCGGGCACCGTCCGCATGATCGAGGCCTATCACCGGCTCTCCAAACTCAACGAGTACTCCGCAGTGAACTTCACCGGCGACAAGACCGCCGCCTATCCGTTGCCGTAA
- a CDS encoding class II fumarate hydratase, translating to MADNSAVDNQAEYRIEHDTMGEVRVPKNALWRAQTQRAVENFPISFRPLERTQIRALGLLKGACAQVNKDLGLLAAEKADAIIAAAAEIADGRHDDQFPIDVFQTGSGTSSNMNTNEVIASIAAGFDPPVTVHPNDDVNMSQSSNDTFPTATHIAATEAAVRHLIPALEVLHESLEAKARQWRTTVKSGRTHLMDAVPVTLGQEFGGYARQIQAGIERVKATLPRLGELAIGGTAVGTGLNAPDDFGARVVEVLVDQTGIAELRPAVDNFEAQAARDGLVEASGALKTIAVSLTKIANDIRWMGSGPLTGLGELQLPDLQPGSSIMPGKVNPVIPEAVTQVAAQVIGNDAAVTVGGLSGAFELNVYIPMMARNVLESFTLLSNVSKLFATKCIDGLVANEDRLRELAESSPSIVTPLNSAIGYEEAAKVAKQALAEKKTIRQTVIDRGLIGEKLSEEELDRRLDVLAMAKVRDER from the coding sequence ATGGCCGACAACAGCGCCGTTGACAACCAGGCCGAGTACCGCATCGAGCACGACACCATGGGCGAGGTCCGGGTGCCCAAGAACGCGCTGTGGCGCGCCCAGACCCAGCGTGCGGTGGAGAACTTCCCGATCTCGTTCCGGCCGCTGGAGCGCACCCAGATCCGCGCGCTGGGTCTGCTCAAGGGCGCCTGCGCTCAGGTGAACAAGGACCTCGGCCTGCTGGCCGCGGAGAAGGCCGACGCGATCATCGCCGCCGCGGCCGAGATCGCCGACGGCCGCCACGACGACCAATTCCCGATCGACGTGTTCCAGACCGGGTCGGGCACCAGCTCGAACATGAACACCAACGAGGTGATCGCAAGTATCGCCGCGGGCTTCGATCCTCCTGTCACGGTGCACCCGAACGACGACGTCAACATGTCGCAGAGCTCCAATGACACCTTCCCCACCGCCACTCACATCGCAGCCACCGAAGCCGCTGTGCGCCATCTGATCCCGGCTCTGGAGGTGCTGCACGAGTCGCTGGAGGCCAAGGCCCGGCAGTGGCGCACCACGGTGAAGTCCGGTCGCACCCACCTGATGGACGCGGTGCCGGTGACCCTGGGCCAGGAGTTCGGCGGCTACGCCCGCCAGATCCAGGCCGGCATCGAGAGGGTCAAGGCGACCCTGCCGCGACTCGGCGAGCTGGCGATCGGCGGCACGGCCGTCGGCACCGGGCTGAACGCGCCGGACGACTTCGGGGCCAGGGTGGTCGAGGTGCTCGTCGACCAGACCGGCATCGCCGAATTGCGTCCGGCGGTCGACAATTTCGAGGCCCAGGCCGCGCGCGACGGACTCGTCGAGGCGTCGGGCGCGCTGAAGACAATCGCGGTGTCGCTGACCAAGATCGCCAACGACATCCGGTGGATGGGTTCCGGCCCGCTGACCGGCCTGGGCGAGCTGCAGCTGCCCGATCTGCAGCCGGGCAGCTCGATCATGCCGGGCAAGGTCAACCCCGTCATCCCCGAGGCCGTCACCCAGGTGGCCGCGCAGGTCATCGGCAACGACGCGGCTGTCACCGTCGGCGGGCTGTCGGGCGCCTTCGAGCTCAACGTCTACATCCCGATGATGGCCCGCAATGTGCTGGAGTCGTTCACGCTGCTGTCGAACGTGTCGAAGCTGTTCGCCACCAAGTGCATCGACGGCCTGGTGGCCAACGAGGACCGCCTGCGTGAGCTGGCGGAATCGTCGCCGTCGATCGTGACGCCGCTGAATTCCGCGATCGGCTACGAGGAGGCGGCCAAGGTCGCCAAGCAGGCGCTGGCGGAGAAGAAGACGATCCGGCAGACGGTCATCGACCGCGGCCTGATCGGTGAGAAGCTCTCCGAAGAGGAGCTCGACCGACGGCTGGACGTGCTGGCAATGGCCAAGGTGCGCGACGAGCGCTAG
- a CDS encoding polysaccharide deacetylase family protein → MTSGSGAQRGTQRAFARRFRFVAVVAALVTGGLAGPVAAPAAASTADCARVKCVALTFDDGPGPFTDRLLQILRDNDARATFFLIGDKVAADPAAARRIAEAGMEIGNHTWQHPDMTTLPPEEIAAQLRWATAAIQAATGQTPTLARTGFGAIDDTVLAEARRQGLAAVNWDVVPHDWQHAADTGATRRLLMSHIRPGSVVLLHDTFASTVELMAEFLPVLTANGYHLVTVSQLLGPRAPGSLYGGRANGPPAFDLTEPGR, encoded by the coding sequence GTGACGAGTGGATCCGGCGCGCAACGCGGCACCCAGCGTGCCTTCGCGCGCCGGTTCCGCTTCGTCGCGGTGGTGGCGGCGCTGGTGACGGGTGGTCTGGCCGGCCCCGTCGCTGCTCCCGCCGCCGCGTCCACGGCGGACTGCGCACGCGTCAAGTGCGTGGCACTGACGTTCGACGACGGCCCGGGCCCCTTCACCGACCGCCTTCTTCAGATACTGCGGGACAACGACGCTCGCGCGACGTTCTTCCTGATCGGCGACAAGGTGGCCGCCGACCCGGCCGCGGCCCGCCGCATCGCCGAAGCCGGAATGGAGATCGGCAATCACACGTGGCAGCACCCGGACATGACGACGCTGCCCCCGGAGGAGATCGCCGCGCAGCTGCGCTGGGCCACCGCGGCGATCCAGGCCGCGACGGGTCAGACCCCGACACTCGCGCGGACCGGTTTCGGCGCGATCGACGACACGGTGCTCGCCGAGGCGCGACGGCAGGGCCTGGCCGCGGTCAACTGGGACGTCGTGCCCCACGACTGGCAGCACGCCGCCGACACCGGGGCCACCCGCCGACTCCTGATGAGCCACATCCGCCCGGGATCGGTGGTGCTGCTGCACGATACGTTCGCGTCGACGGTCGAGCTGATGGCCGAGTTCCTGCCGGTGCTCACCGCCAACGGCTACCACCTGGTGACGGTCTCGCAGCTGCTCGGCCCACGGGCGCCCGGGAGCCTGTACGGCGGGCGCGCGAACGGTCCGCCGGCCTTCGATCTGACCGAGCCCGGGCGCTGA
- a CDS encoding PhoH family protein, whose translation MTDSLTRPDRPSELRTYVLDTSVLLSDPWAFTRFAEHEVVVPLVVISELEAKRHHHELGWFARQALRMFDDLRLEHGRLDEPIPVGTEGGTLHVELNHSDPTVLPAGFRNDSNDARILTVAANLAAEGKRVTLVSKDIPLRVKAGAVGLLADEYHAQDVVTSGWTGMTEVEVAGEDIDALFADGEVDLEVTRDLPCHTGIRLLGSNSHALGRVNADKLVQLVRGDREVFGLRGRSAEQRVALDLLLDESVGIVSLGGKAGTGKSALALCAGLEAVLERRTQRKVVVFRPLYAVGGQDLGYLPGSESEKMGPWAQAVFDTLEGLASPAVLEEVLSRGMLEVLPLTHIRGRSLHDSFVIVDEAQSLERNVLLTVLSRLGAGSRVVLTHDVAQRDNLRVGRHDGVAAVIEKLKGHPLFAHITLLRSERSPIAALVTEMLEEISPGALP comes from the coding sequence GTGACTGATTCGCTCACCCGTCCGGACCGGCCATCCGAACTCCGGACCTACGTGCTCGACACCTCCGTGTTGCTGTCCGATCCCTGGGCCTTCACAAGGTTCGCCGAACACGAAGTGGTGGTCCCGCTGGTCGTCATCAGCGAGCTGGAAGCCAAACGTCACCACCACGAGTTGGGTTGGTTCGCCCGACAGGCCTTGCGCATGTTCGACGACCTACGCCTGGAACACGGCCGCCTCGACGAGCCCATTCCCGTTGGGACAGAAGGCGGTACGTTGCACGTCGAGCTGAACCACAGCGATCCCACGGTGCTGCCGGCCGGCTTTCGCAACGACAGCAACGACGCCCGGATCCTCACCGTGGCCGCCAACCTCGCCGCCGAGGGCAAGCGCGTCACGCTGGTCAGCAAGGACATCCCGCTGCGCGTGAAGGCCGGCGCGGTCGGCCTGCTCGCCGACGAATACCACGCCCAGGACGTGGTGACCTCCGGGTGGACCGGCATGACCGAGGTGGAGGTGGCCGGCGAGGACATCGACGCGCTCTTCGCCGACGGCGAGGTCGATCTCGAAGTCACCCGAGACCTGCCGTGCCACACCGGAATCCGCCTGCTGGGCAGCAACTCTCACGCACTCGGGCGCGTCAACGCCGACAAGTTGGTGCAGTTGGTACGAGGTGATCGCGAGGTGTTCGGCCTCCGGGGAAGGTCCGCCGAGCAGCGCGTCGCCCTCGATCTTCTGCTCGACGAATCGGTCGGCATCGTCTCGCTCGGCGGAAAAGCCGGCACCGGCAAGTCGGCCCTGGCGCTGTGCGCGGGCCTGGAAGCCGTGTTGGAGCGGCGCACCCAGCGCAAGGTCGTGGTGTTCCGCCCGCTCTACGCCGTCGGCGGACAGGACCTGGGGTATCTGCCCGGCAGCGAGAGCGAGAAGATGGGTCCCTGGGCCCAGGCCGTCTTCGACACCCTCGAAGGCCTCGCCAGCCCGGCCGTGCTGGAGGAAGTGCTGTCCCGCGGCATGCTCGAGGTACTGCCGCTGACCCACATCCGCGGGCGCTCGCTGCACGACTCCTTCGTGATCGTCGACGAAGCCCAGTCGCTGGAGCGCAACGTGCTGCTGACCGTGCTCTCACGGCTCGGCGCCGGGTCGCGGGTCGTCCTGACCCACGATGTGGCGCAACGGGACAACCTGCGCGTCGGCCGGCACGACGGGGTCGCCGCGGTGATCGAGAAGCTCAAAGGTCATCCGCTGTTCGCCCACATCACCCTGCTGCGCAGCGAGCGGTCGCCGATCGCGGCCCTGGTGACCGAGATGCTGGAGGAGATCAGCCCGGGCGCCCTGCCGTGA
- a CDS encoding acyl-ACP desaturase, with protein sequence MAQKPVANALTLELEPVVLQELRRHLDTEDVWFAHDYVPFDQGENFAFLGGRDWEPSDVSLPKHVTDALEILLITKDNLAGYHRELVEHFILEDKWGRWMGRWTAEEHLHAVALRNYLVVTREVDPAANEDVRVQHVMKGYRADTYTQVETLAFMALWERAHAVFCRNLEQRIDEPVLKALVGRIAKDEERHEEFFANLVAHCLTYTRDETVAAIARRAAGLDVVGGDIDAYQDKVATVAEADIFDRDDLRKVISDRITAWGVADDPQLAQFISS encoded by the coding sequence ATGGCACAGAAACCTGTCGCTAATGCGCTGACTCTCGAACTCGAGCCCGTGGTGCTGCAGGAGTTGCGGCGCCACCTCGACACCGAGGACGTCTGGTTCGCCCACGACTATGTGCCGTTCGACCAGGGGGAGAACTTCGCCTTCCTCGGCGGTCGGGATTGGGAACCGTCGGACGTGAGCTTGCCCAAGCACGTCACCGACGCCCTCGAAATTCTGCTGATCACCAAGGACAACCTCGCCGGCTACCACCGCGAGCTCGTCGAACACTTCATCCTCGAGGACAAATGGGGCCGCTGGATGGGCCGCTGGACCGCCGAGGAGCACCTGCACGCGGTCGCGCTGCGCAACTACCTGGTGGTCACCCGCGAGGTCGACCCGGCCGCCAACGAGGACGTCCGCGTCCAGCACGTGATGAAGGGCTACCGCGCCGACACCTACACCCAGGTCGAGACGCTGGCGTTCATGGCGCTGTGGGAGCGCGCGCACGCGGTGTTCTGCCGCAACCTGGAGCAGCGGATCGACGAGCCGGTGCTCAAGGCGCTCGTCGGCCGGATCGCCAAGGACGAAGAGCGGCACGAGGAGTTCTTCGCCAACCTCGTCGCCCACTGCCTGACCTACACGCGCGACGAGACCGTTGCGGCCATCGCGCGCCGCGCCGCCGGTCTCGACGTCGTCGGCGGCGACATCGACGCCTACCAGGACAAGGTGGCCACGGTCGCCGAGGCGGACATCTTCGATCGCGACGACCTGCGCAAGGTCATCTCCGACCGCATCACCGCGTGGGGCGTGGCCGACGATCCGCAACTCGCGCAGTTCATCAGCTCTTAA
- a CDS encoding glycine hydroxymethyltransferase, giving the protein MTSSSPSGLGAEYADTASEAYRAALRVIESVEPRIADATRKELADQRDSLKLIASENYASPAVLLTMGTWFSDKYAEGTVGHRFYAACQNVDTVEALAAEHARELFGAQYAYAQPHSGIDANLVAYWAILATRVEAPGLAELGAKHVNDLSEADWEKLRAKLGNQRLLGMSLDTGGHLTHGFRPNISGKMFHQRQYGTDPTTGFIDYGAVAAAAREFKPLVLVAGYSAYPRRINFAKMREIADEVGATLLVDMAHFAGLVAGKVFTGDEDPVPHAHVVTTTTHKSLRGPRGGLVLATEEYAPAVDKGCPMVLGGPLSHVMAAKAVALAEARRPEFREYAQAVADNAQALADGLLKRDAGLVTGGTDNHLVLLDVTSFGLTGRQAESALLDAGIVTNRNAVPADPNGAWYTSGIRFGSPALTTRGFGADDFDRVAELVVEVLSNTQPAAGPNGPSKAKYTLADGTAERVRAASAELLDANPLYPGLTL; this is encoded by the coding sequence ATGACTTCTTCGTCCCCGTCAGGTCTGGGTGCCGAGTACGCCGACACCGCCAGCGAGGCCTACCGCGCCGCGCTGCGGGTGATCGAGTCCGTCGAGCCGCGCATCGCCGACGCCACCCGTAAAGAGCTTGCCGATCAACGGGATTCGCTCAAACTCATCGCCAGCGAGAACTACGCGTCTCCGGCGGTCCTGCTGACCATGGGCACGTGGTTCTCCGACAAGTACGCCGAAGGCACCGTCGGGCACCGGTTCTATGCGGCCTGCCAGAACGTCGACACCGTCGAGGCGCTGGCCGCCGAGCACGCCCGCGAGCTGTTCGGCGCGCAGTATGCCTACGCCCAGCCGCACTCCGGCATCGACGCCAACCTGGTCGCGTACTGGGCGATCCTGGCCACCCGTGTCGAGGCCCCCGGCCTCGCCGAGCTGGGCGCCAAGCACGTCAACGACCTGTCCGAGGCGGACTGGGAGAAGCTGCGGGCCAAACTCGGCAACCAGCGCCTGCTGGGCATGTCGCTGGACACCGGCGGGCATCTCACGCACGGGTTCCGCCCCAACATCTCCGGCAAGATGTTCCATCAGCGCCAGTACGGGACGGACCCGACCACCGGCTTCATCGACTACGGCGCCGTCGCCGCTGCTGCCCGCGAGTTCAAGCCGCTGGTGCTGGTCGCGGGCTACTCGGCGTACCCGCGCCGGATCAACTTCGCGAAGATGCGCGAGATCGCCGACGAGGTCGGCGCCACGCTGCTGGTGGACATGGCGCACTTCGCCGGCCTGGTGGCGGGCAAGGTGTTCACCGGCGACGAGGACCCGGTTCCGCACGCGCACGTCGTGACCACCACCACGCACAAGTCGCTGCGCGGCCCGCGCGGCGGCCTGGTGCTGGCCACCGAGGAGTACGCGCCCGCCGTGGACAAGGGCTGCCCGATGGTGCTCGGCGGCCCGCTGTCGCACGTGATGGCGGCCAAGGCCGTCGCGCTGGCCGAGGCCCGGCGGCCGGAGTTCCGCGAGTACGCCCAGGCCGTCGCCGACAACGCCCAGGCGCTGGCCGACGGCCTGCTCAAGCGGGACGCCGGGCTCGTGACCGGCGGCACCGACAACCATCTGGTGCTGCTGGACGTGACGTCGTTCGGGCTGACCGGGCGGCAGGCCGAGTCGGCGCTGTTGGACGCCGGCATCGTCACCAACCGCAACGCGGTCCCGGCCGATCCGAACGGCGCCTGGTACACCAGCGGTATCCGGTTCGGCTCACCCGCGCTGACCACCCGTGGTTTCGGCGCCGACGACTTCGACCGCGTTGCCGAACTCGTGGTGGAGGTGCTGAGCAATACCCAGCCCGCCGCCGGGCCGAATGGTCCGTCGAAGGCCAAGTACACGCTGGCCGACGGCACCGCCGAGCGGGTGCGCGCCGCCTCGGCCGAGTTGCTCGACGCAAACCCGCTCTACCCGGGGCTCACCCTCTGA
- a CDS encoding IS1380 family transposase, with product MQVSHRFAVSSAVFDDAHLVSCAGLVPVMTLAGQTGLSQLLADKIRFTCERIRSGAAHPSPKLTTLIAGMCAGADSIDDLDVVRSGGMKTLFGGVYAPSTIGTLLREFTFGHARQLESVLREHLAALCGRVDLLPGADGRAFIDIDSLLRPVYGHAKQGASYGHTKIAGRQILRKGLSPLITTISTDHGAPVIAGARLRAGKANSGKGAARMIAQAAATARAAGVTGQILVRGDSAYGNSTVVTACHRAGVRFSLVLTKTAAVAAAIDAIPETAWTPVNYPGAVRDPDTGAWISDAEVAETTYTAFGSTKTPVTARLVVRRVKDARFLDALFPVWRYHPFFTNSDEPVDAADITHRRHAIIETVFADLIDGPLAHMPSGRFGANSAWILCAAIAHNLLRAVGVLAGGAHAVARGATLRRKIITIPARLARPQRQPILHLPAHWPWTEHWLTLWRNTIGYSPPEIATT from the coding sequence GTGCAAGTGTCCCATAGGTTCGCCGTGTCGTCGGCGGTCTTCGATGATGCACATCTCGTGTCGTGCGCCGGGCTGGTGCCGGTGATGACCCTGGCCGGCCAGACCGGTCTGTCGCAGCTATTGGCCGACAAGATCCGGTTCACCTGTGAGCGGATCCGTTCGGGTGCGGCCCATCCGTCACCGAAGCTGACCACGCTGATCGCCGGGATGTGCGCCGGCGCGGACAGCATTGATGACCTAGACGTTGTGCGCTCGGGTGGGATGAAGACCCTCTTCGGTGGTGTGTACGCCCCGTCGACGATCGGAACCTTATTGCGGGAGTTCACCTTCGGGCATGCCCGCCAGCTCGAATCTGTCCTGCGCGAACACCTGGCCGCGCTGTGCGGGCGTGTCGATCTGTTGCCCGGCGCCGACGGACGGGCGTTCATCGACATCGACTCACTACTACGCCCGGTCTACGGGCACGCCAAGCAGGGCGCCAGCTACGGACACACCAAGATCGCCGGCAGGCAGATCCTGCGCAAAGGCCTCTCACCGTTGATCACCACGATCAGCACCGACCACGGTGCGCCGGTGATCGCCGGGGCGAGGTTGCGGGCGGGCAAGGCCAACTCCGGCAAGGGCGCAGCCCGCATGATCGCTCAAGCGGCCGCTACCGCCCGTGCTGCCGGGGTCACCGGGCAGATCCTGGTGCGTGGCGATTCGGCCTACGGCAATAGCACCGTGGTCACCGCCTGCCACCGAGCAGGTGTCCGGTTCTCGCTGGTGCTGACCAAGACCGCCGCAGTTGCCGCCGCCATTGACGCAATTCCCGAGACCGCGTGGACCCCGGTGAACTATCCCGGTGCTGTGCGTGACCCCGACACCGGCGCCTGGATCTCCGATGCCGAAGTCGCCGAAACCACCTACACAGCCTTCGGTTCCACCAAGACTCCGGTGACCGCCCGGTTGGTCGTGCGCCGGGTCAAAGACGCGCGGTTCCTCGATGCGCTGTTTCCGGTGTGGCGGTACCACCCGTTCTTCACCAATTCCGACGAACCCGTCGACGCCGCTGACATCACTCATCGCCGCCACGCCATCATCGAAACCGTGTTCGCCGACCTCATCGACGGACCTTTGGCGCACATGCCCTCGGGGCGGTTCGGCGCGAACTCGGCCTGGATCCTGTGCGCCGCGATCGCCCACAACCTGCTGCGCGCCGTCGGCGTCCTGGCCGGAGGTGCCCACGCGGTCGCCCGCGGGGCGACACTGCGCCGCAAGATAATCACTATCCCGGCCCGCCTGGCCCGTCCGCAACGCCAACCTATCCTGCACCTACCAGCGCACTGGCCCTGGACAGAGCACTGGCTCACGTTGTGGCGCAACACCATCGGCTACAGCCCACCAGAAATCGCCACCACCTGA